A region of the Passer domesticus isolate bPasDom1 chromosome Z, bPasDom1.hap1, whole genome shotgun sequence genome:
GAAAGAACCCCATGAGTCGGTCTTTTCTTCAAATATAGCATCCCATGTTTTCTATCAGTGATATATTTTTATGGCTGCCAGTGTTCATCTAGAATATCCACCTACCTAAGTAAACATGAACTTTGTTTTCATCTGTGTTCAGTAAATGGTGTTTTATATCAAACGGTAAAGAGTCAACAGTAACAGCCACTATGGGTGTTCAGCTCTTACGTCCCTTCCCCCTCACTGAAAATCCTGGAATTGCAAAGATGAGGAGTTCATATAGGTGCAGTTCTTGCAGAGAAATACAGATTTTATAGCTTTTTGgagcacattttaaaaaaattaaggcaTTTTCAATTAAATTCTCTTTAATCATGCAGATGACATCAGAAGAATATTGGTCTGTAGTGGACATATTCTACATTCCAATCATTATTTTAAGTGGAAATACTGAGCAAGTTAACTTTCTTTGGCAGGCTGACACTTCAGCTTCTGTTATTACAAAGGGTGTATTCAAGTCATTTGTATGTCAGGTTGCTTGAAAACTTAATGctctcccccccaaaaaattggAAAATTAGTGGAATTGCTCACTATGTCTAAAGACCCTTTTTAAAGGCAGTGCCTAACACTGAACTACAGGAGAAAAATTCTGTTGTTGGCACATCAACTTTAAGCCTCTTTTACCAAAGGAATCTGTTGATCTAGACAATTCACTACATCTAGTACAGGGGGAGTAGAAATTGCTGGATGAAATCTTGCAGATGATTCATTATGTCTAATATAGGAGGGAGTAGAAATTTCTGGATGAAATTCTGAATGTGTGAAGCTGCGTGTATGTGTTTCATTTTGCATTCAGCGGGAATAATATTCAACCACCCAACTCAGAGCTTCTACGAAATTAAATACCAACCCCAtgacaaacccaaaaaaatatTGGGGATTCCTGTTTTGCTGGCATCTGgtgactgcagcagcacagcagtgaggTTCAGATCTGGTTCTTTACCCTTGCCTCCAGTTCAACGTTagtgtttggggtttggtgAAGAAAACTTCAAAGTGCTTCATCCTCATCGTGGAGGGGGTAACATGAGGGCATTTCCTGCTCCCACCCTTGCTTTCAGGCAACACTGTTTCAGTTCAAGAGCAGAGGCGTGTGGGATGACCTGTTTGTTATTTTGAGGCCGATATTTGGATAGGAGTTGGAAGTATAGTGATCTCTGCCTCTTGTACTAAGATAAGTGTAACTCTGGGAATGTCATCAGCCACTGTTGAAAGGCAGTATAATGGCTTGGAGAAAGCCCTGGGGAGCATTTTGCTGCAGTCGCAGCATACACAGGGCTGTGGAGGAGGGGAATTGAGGGGAGTGGGGAAGCTCAAGTCTGACTGGCAACCCCTCTGACTGGGTCTTTTGGCTCCTTGGCAGTGACTGGGGCTCTTTTCCATATATTCCTGTTTACAATGGCATAagtcaccagggctggcagcagttCAAGATGAGGTGTGTGACATATCTGCAGGCGGATTGTTTTCCTGAAACACTGGTGCAAACCTTGATCCCAGACCCAGGGAGGCACCACTCCTTGCAAAATCCAGGCTTCAAAGGGGTCACCACATCACAGGGTGAGCTGTCTGCAACTGTAATCTTGTTCACCTCTTCTTGAGGCGGGGTTGGCTCAACTGCAGCAGTCAGCAGAAACCCAGAAGGCTGGAACAAGGTTCCTTCATTGCCCCTTGCCCCTGGGTGCCCATGGCatgtggggctgtgctcagcctcTGTCCCAAAGtcaggctgtgctgcctccCCAAAGtgaaggcaggagctgcacatcTGTGAAACTGCTTAAACATGTCCAAACATTTTGCTGGGTGACTGCCAGCACCCTTGGTAATTTGGACCAGAAGAAGATGATGGGGGTGTGGTGGTAGGAGTGGGTGGGACCGCTGGGTGTTACTGAGACCTTTGCTTGCAAAGTGTTTGACAAACACGCACCATGGGATAGGGCACAGCAGATATTGTAAGTATTGGCAGCAGTGGGAGGGAGATTAATTACTCCCCTGCAACAAATCTGCAAGGTTTCCAGCAGGCTTTTTGACCAGCCCTTGTTAGAGCTTTGTATTTTGATGTGAATCTGTGCCAGATCTTGGTTTGTTGTGGGGGTGGAAATGACTTATTTCTCACTGCTgatgtgttttctcttttcttgtaGGTGTATGATGTCAATCAGTGGGCAGTCCTTGTAGCCTCCCCACCAGCCTGCAGTGTCATGTGCTAGTATGAATGTTAAGAAAGAAACGCATACTTCAGAGCTCAGCatcccagaaagaaaaaaggaggaacTAAACAGAGACAGCAAATGATTGCACTGCTTGCAAGACTTGAGGCTGTTCACTTCTTCTCCTGAGAAGCTTCATCTTGGCCTTCGTGAGAGAGTTGAGAAAGTaggcaaagcagccacagtgaTTGTCTTAGggtccttttccttttttaatttcattttttctctgGATTTTAAGTGTGCTGCACTGATCACAAGCACTGGACATCAATATGTGTCATGTCATTGTAACGTGTCGGTCGATGCTATGGACTCTCCTGAGTATCGTGGTGGCTTTTGCAGAGCTCATTGCCTTCATGAGTGCAGACTGGCTGATTGGCAGAGCAAAGCCTTCAGGCTCCGAGGAGGTGGACAACAGAAcggggggacagcaggagccCTACCGTCCCACGCTGGGCATCTACGGGCGCTGCACCAGGATCCCCCACATGCAGTTCTCCAGACGAGACACGCTTTGTGGTCCTTATGCTGAAAACTTCAGTGAGATTGCCAGTGGGTTCTGGCAGGCAACCGCTATTTTCCTAGCCATGGGAATCATGATTCTCTGCACCGTGGCATTTGTATCTGTCTTTACTATGTGTGTGCAGAGTATTatgaagaaaagcatttttaatgtCTGTGGGCTGCTACAAGGGATTGCAGGTACGTGCACTTTGAGAGCAACTAAACTTttaattttggggtgattcaGATGAAGAAATGTAGCAATTTGGGCCTGCCCACAGACAGACTGCATTAGGCGGACCCAAAGTGATTCTATTTGCTGGTGTTTATTCAAACATAACTGAAATTTATAGCTACACAGCATGTAATACATTGACATTGGCAGCAGAATTGCAGCCTAATGTGTGCCAAAATGAACTGACCAGTATTGCTTTTGTTtgctgttcattttttttttcctctgtttgaATTTCTTTCAGTTACAAAAACTTTTGTCCTTTGCTACCAGCAGAGAACAAAGTTAGTACTCATATTAAGGCAGTCTATCTCCCTCTCGCTACTTTAGTAATTTTTCCATGGACCAAAGGCAGTTTCCTTAGTGTCTCAAAGGCTTCATGACTGTGGTGAGAGTAGAAACCACCCTAGGGCTAAGAACTGGTTATAGTCGCACACCCAGTTCCTCCAGCGTTTCATGTGAAGCTGCCTCCTTCAAAGCTGTGAGCTTGACAAGTGATACCTTGAGATAAACCTTTCCTTTATTGTTCAGCTTATTGTTCAGCTGCAGTTACACAGCCCTGTGAGCTTGTCTTTTCGCTGTTCAAGGATCAGCTGTGCTTTGCCTGAAAAGACGAATTTGTTCTAGAGATTTGGTGTTTCTGTTTAAACCCATAGATTTTACAGAGATGAAATGACTGTTAGTAAACCAACCCTGGACAGCCATAGTTAgagaagtatttattttttctctagtTGCCACTGAGACACAGGGAAAAAGGTTTTAATCTTTtgtgctctctgtgtgtgtggtcATCAGGAGGAGGAGAGTGGTCTTctgccctgcctctggcagccctCAGAGACCTGAGGGAGGGGATGAGCAGGGCTCCCTCCTCTTTTTATCTCAGTGGGGCTCTTAAGCAGATGTTTTCAAttcacaaaattatttaatcacaacaaaaaattagatttttactTGTTTTGCTTGAAATGTGAATCCAGCTTTCCCCCTTCTCACCTCCACTGAGGTGGCCAAACATGTCTGTGACAGCTATACCTAAACAGGATGATATTGATATGATATAATACCTAATGATAGATATTCAGACCTTTATCTGAAGCTGGATGGTTTCATTTGCTTAGTTGAGACCTAAGAAAATCTTATTCTAAATACACATGGGGAAGTAGGTGAAGACTGACTTTACTGCCTACTGCAACCCTCCAAAGTCAGCGTTACAAGCCAGGGACTGGCTGATGCTGCCTCAGGACCACTACCACAGTGGCTTTCACTGTTGGCTACTTCATTCGTCTTCACCATGGAAGCATAACACTTACTTCATGTCACCCATAATGTAAGGTTTGTGCTTCTGGAGCAGAATTATATCCCGAGATTGGCTAAAGATGCTTCTCTTCATATGATGGCATACAATTAGTGTATAGGTCCTTTAGATGAATATGACAGGTTTTGCTGTAGTGATTCCTGGTGTACAGAATTTGCCAGAAGCAGTGTGACAAGGAGGCAGCTTGGCAGTGCAGATTAAACCGGGGAAGTTGTCAGTTTCTTGCTTTCTTACTCTGTTCTTCAGAAATAATGCATGACTTATTTTTCCAGGAGATACAGTTATTACTTGTTTGCTTTTGGAGGGGCATTTTTATGAGAGAGATTGCTTAGCAGCATAGATAGATCTTTGACATGTCACATTTGGGTCTTTTGAAAACATAACTTTACTTAAAACTCTGATACCATCTCAAAATACCTAGTCTGTCACCTAGGATTTGCAGGTTGAAGGTACTTGTATTTTGGAATAGTGTTCTGAAGACCATGCATTTGTGAGAAAATGCATGCTGAGAcagttttatgttttattatCAATCCAGCTGTATCTATAATGGGATTTGCAGCCTAAAACATTGAACAGTACAGTTGACAAAGCATTTCGTACGTGTTAGGGCATAGATCAGTCCTTCTTGAGCTGTACTCAGCATAGAAGCACTTCTCAGTGCAATTCAGATAAATGACACGGCATGAAACTGGGTAAGAAAAAGGTCACCTTAGTGAAACATTGCTGCCAGTATTTACAGCCAGGCATCTTGTGGCTCGCAGTTTGTTTCCTCAAGATTAATTTTATTGGGTCCACTGCTACTTTTGTGCCAGTAGTATTACAGCATCTGCTTACTTAATTGCAATTATTTTCCATTGACTAATGATGGCTGCTAATTTAAACTTTGCCAGTTCCTGAGTTTTGAAAAATGCTTAAGCACGTTGCTTAAGAGGGACAGTTGTCAGCATGGCTAATTCAGACAGGGATTATGATAGATAAACTAATCCCCTGACCAGAGAACAAGTTATAACTCTGTCTTTATAATCTTAAGCATAGCATCATTCTTTCTAATGTGAACAATTATGTTTTTAGTAAGTGTACAAAAGGAattcacaaaataattttgttaatCAATATCTTTGCAAGTATGCCAAACATCTCCTTTTTAAAGATGAGATGCACACATGGTAGAATCATCTACAGGAACTGAGGATCTTGAAGACTTTATCTCATTTAAAATCTCTATATCTTTGCAATAGAGatttaatataattaaaaaCATACGACAACCTAGTTTATTCCTGGAATTCATCATGACAAAATGATAACAGGCACCAGATATATCTTTCCAGTCTAGCAAGATCTGTTGTGGATGATGCCTATAGTGAAATTACAGAGCAGAAAGCAACATCTCTTCTGTTATGGCCCTTGGACAAACGTGCAAATTGTCATTTAGATCAACAGGAGGAAGCCATACAAGTATCTGGACCACAGGgattcttttattatttttgtggcagaaaatgagaaatacaaggccataaaggaagaaaatatggcTGTTGTTTAAACTCCTGTAATTCCTTTGTTGTAGAGCAAGAACTTCTACTACTTTACTTTCAGACTGCAGTGCCATTTATTCTGCAGCTGTAGAAACAGCAGTCAATAGTCCTGGTTTTGGAGATGTTTGCAGATTGTTTCATATGGACAAGCTTGTTTTCTCTGCATTAGAGTGCAGAGAATGGAGACATGTAATTGAATAGATAATTACTATCCAGAAGGGGAAGACCACGCAGACTTTCATTTGTATGTCTTTTTAGGGAAAGTGTTCTACTTTTAGTTTGTGAACCACTTGAAATGGAGAGGCTGGAGGAGAAAGGATATTATTACATGCTAACTGACAAGAATCAATTCAAAGTAAACTTTCACAGTAATTATGTAGCTATAGGAAGTAAATAATTGGTTTTCCAGTAGTGACGTATGTTGGTATGTCTATAGTGTAGTTGCATATGTATTTACAAATCTTATTTGGGCTTGTGTACTTCACTTCGTTGCTAAGTAATACAATATAAACATAACCTAGCCTCAAAAGAGGGTGGGGAGAGCTTAGGACAGAGCCTAAACCAAGTTTGGCTTTAATCTCTGATAGTTTCCTTTATGAAGTTCATAATCAGCAACTTGGCTTCCTTTTTTGGCCTCTGCCATGGCTGGGCAGACACaaccccttccccacagccagTGTTTGCCTGACTTGCAGCTGAGCCACAAtgcaccagcagcaccctgaCTGCACACCAGGGGGAGGAAGCTAAATTAGCTAAACTAATATTACATCACAGAACTTGAGCAAGCCCTTGTGGGTTTTTGTGGGGACATCATGTGCCTGCAAAGGCTTTGGGGGGAGCATTGGGGAAATGGAGCTGACACATGAGGAAGGCTAATGGATTTGGGAGTTCAAgtttttttacttctgttttactgtgctggagcagggctgccttGCCAGGAACATTTACCAAAAGAGGATAAAATAGTTCCTCCTCTCTAAAATCTTTCCAGGATGCTGATGGCTTCATCTGGGAGGTCTCTCATAGGTCACCCCCTTTTCATCTCTTCTTCTGTTCACAGTCCACTGTCTCCTAGCTGGGGCGTGACAGAAGCATGTAGAAATTGGGTTGCAACTGTCAGAAGACCTGCTGTGTGCCAGGTGCACACCACGGAGTGTCTCTGGTTTATTCAGGTGAATATATGAGTGCATTTTGCTGTGTGGCTTAGCTGGCTGTGCCATTGGCATCTTTAGCAGGCAGGTGTCCAGTCAGCCAAAGCAGAGGTTTGTGTTTTCAAGcgctgctgcaggcaggccaGAGAGCAGTAAGTTCCCTTGGATGCTTAGTTGAGTCTGTCTGTTTGGGCCCAGATGCTGCAGCTTTGGGCCTCTCTCTGTCACCCCAGAAGTTTCTCCTCCAGCATTGCTGGGGAATGGCTCAGCTTCTTCCTTTCCAAGATCTGAGAGGTTTGGTTTTCCCTCTGACTCTTGCCCTGCAAGTTCTTAAGCAATAATAGCTATTCCACAGTACTTTCTCTTCTCAGGTGTCTCGAGAGCTCTTTTGCATTCTTTGTTCTGACATTTTTGTGATTTCTCTCTATGACTTTCCATGtcttcctcttttcccttcttgGTATCTTGGAGGGTTCCTgcatcagcagctgctgcaggacctTAGCAATAGTTCAATTGCAGGAGTACAACTCTACCCTCAAATACAAAGAAActtctctgcagctttctaaaATGAAGAGGTGAAATTCAGTTTCAAACCAGCTGTGTGTATAGCAGTCTGTCTTCACTGCTGAAAGAGTTTGTTTTACATCTCTTGAGCTGAGAAATTGTTCAGCCTGTTACACTTACTTGGCATCGTTTTCATTTTGGGAGTCTGGGTGATTAGGAAGATGGCCTGAGCAGAGTGTGATAGGAACCATCTGAAGGGGATGAGGATCTGGAGCTGGTTGTGGGGGTGGGTGAAGTAGGATGCAGCCACACAGGGTGGGCTCATGGTGTGTGCAGCCATGCGACTGCAGACTCCTGGCTGCTGGAAGTTAAGGAGGCCGGTGGGAGTTGCGAAGGAGGAAGCTGGGGAGGAAGTGGGAGGTCAGCCAGGCCTTTCATCAtagaggggagaaaaagcagGAGACACAAGCTGTGGGAGAGGGGGCATGAGGCTTCTAGCACTCTTTCATAATTCAGACCATAACAGAAAAGGTTACAGTAGTTGCAGCATAGTTTAGGATGTTTGTTTATAGGTGGCATCATGCTGTACAAAGGCATTATTTTGTCTGAGATGGAGACAAACAAGTAAATAAGGAAGCAGGCACCTTGTGAGCTGATGttgcctgccagcagcagaagctgttGAACAGACAGGGAGCCCAAGCAgtaggagagcaaagcaagagTGATTTTGCCCTTGAAGGCAAGGAAGCTTCTTGTTTGTCTTTCTAAAATGCAGAGCATGCATTTTTCAAAAAGCATATTTCCTCTTTGGATTCAGCTCAGAGGTTTTCTTTTCTGGTGCCAGAATTCTGAATTCTTGGggtgggaagaaagaaaaaagtgggGGGAGAGGGATTTCTGATGGAAATCCTGACAGTCTGAACTGCTTTTGCTGTCTGTGGTATAGTGCTTCCTGTAACCTATATGGCCCAATGCCAGCATGATATCTAGTACACACTTGGCTGCTGAAAGTTCAAGCAAAGGGAACTCCTGTCTTGGAATATGCCAGGGAAGGAAAACTAAGTTCAAGTGCTAAATTGCTGTTGAGCCTGAGGGAGACCATTAGTAacttcaaagaaataaaattaagatgTCAGTGTTTTGGTAGATTCGGTGGTTGACTCATCTCCTGCACTATCAAGGTGGACACTTGAAAACCAGAGGACACACAGCAGattaaaattaattgaaaaataaagaaaaatgtcagGTTTTCAGTGATCAAGTTTGGCAGTTGATTATCTTGACAAACATAAATCTCTTCCAACAAACAGCGCTTTGTGTGAGAGAGACTCCCATGCTACCCACTGAGAAACATTTTACTGTGGCACATGTGCACACTGAGGTCTCTTACTTCTACCAACATAGGTGAAATGCTGAGCACTTATTTACACCCCTGTCCTGGTGGTGTGGGAAAGAGTGCTGGTGACCCCAACAGGCCATGGAGATATCAGGAGGGCACAAGGGCTCTGTTTCTGTCAGATTTTTGGTTCTAGGCCTCAGAGCCAAGACAGATGCTGCTATTTTTATATAGAATGCAAACACAAGGAAAACATTTAAACTTAGCTAATGCTGTATTCTCActcaaacacaagaaaaaaagacaaaaatagcTCTGTCAAGAAAAGGGGCTAACTTTTGCTAAGCTTCTGTCTTTGGTGTTCCTGATGTGGTGGTGAGGAAATAAGTCAATTTGAGTTGTGCTTTCTTACCCAGTACAGATGCCCTGCACTCTGCTGCTGAATAGCTCATGAAGCCACAGGAAATTCTCCCCTTCCTGCACCTCCATTTGCCTTTTCCTTCAGGCTGAGTCCTagttcctctgcagctcctctcccccacccccaaactgAAGTTTTGTTTGTACTACGGGATCAGTATTGAGGAAATGTAAGGCCATGAAAAAGGTGACCTGTAGCCCTTTTACCTCTGTTTAAGCTAAGGGAGGTGGTTGTTTTGGCCTCCCTTACTGAGCTATAGTTATATTTCATTCCTTTCTACTAACCCAGCATGAGTGATTGGTGGTTTGGAGGCAATGGCACTCACTGGTTGAATAGTAGTGGAAAAGGTTATGGTGAGTGGTAGGAAATAGATGGGATCTTGTCCTTTGCTTCTTTTGAGAACAGAATATTTAGTATGACCTTTCTTCCCTGATTCAGAAGCCTCCTTGAATTTACCACCCACAACTGAATTTCTCACTAAAGGAGCATTGACGGAGCCTTTTCTTGGGTCATCCTAGATTAAAAACACTCAgtgcttttttgggttttaaagTAAAATGTGAGAGTGGCTGAGCCTGAGCAATGGCCCGATGAGTGGAGGGTCTTTATTTACCTCTGTACTGctgaaaaaatgtaaacatttgGTTTTTCCCATATAAGTTGCTTTGTCTTGACTTAATTGCTTGGGTTGACAGCCACCACATGGGAGCCCCCAGAGTGTGGTGACTTTAcacagctggcagccagcaaaGAGACAGCAGTGTCACTTCAAGGCTGGGGACTGATTTTGCTTTGAGTCtacacattttcttctctcccaGCTAATGGGCACTGTCACCACATACATAAAACTTATTAAAAACTAATGGTGAATTTACCATCTCCTCTCTTAAAAAAAGCAGTCTGCAGGCTCACACTTCACTTCAGAGAAGTCTGAGCAGTAAGATCATACCAATACAATAAACAACCCCCAAATTCCTAACGCTGAACTAATAGACTGAGTTAAATTGTGGCTTTTTTGGGGGAGTAGTAAAATATAATGGTTGAGTGTTCCACCAGTAGTCCCCTGCACTGTATTTCTGTCTCTGTTTCCAGATTGCAACAGCACTAATGTCATCAGAGGTTTGCATAGGTTTGGTTATGAATAAGTATCTACAATTTGCATAATACATGGAAAAAGAAACCTGAGTGTAGGAACCTTATCCTCTTCCTCAGCTTGTGGAAGGCAGTGATtagggaaatattttttgttctggTATGTGCATGCCCTTATAGTACCCTGAGACAattctaaagggaaaaaaaaatccgtGCAGGTTTTGAGGCATCACCTGTTGTAGGTTGTAGTATTAAACTACTACATCACAGGTTGTAGTATTAAACTACTAATTCTTCTGCCTCAGCTTAGGGTATCCCAGGTACCCTGGAATCAATATATGTGAGCAGTCATCTGCAGTGATTGAAGGTATGAAGGTGTGCACTTGCCTCAGTGCACTGCCTGCTGGCAGCCCTCCCCCTCTCAACAGCCATGCTTCCAACATGCCCCAAAACACATCTTCTTGTGTTAGCCTGCACCAACTGTGATGTCCAGGTGGGATTTTTAAAGCATTGATCTTCATAATACtgtgaatttttcttttgtttctcatgcaGCATTTATGAGTGGGCCAGAGGCCCATTTCCAAGACACTAGGGCATGCAAAGTCTCCCCTTTTTTTCTGGGCAAAGACTTACTTGCCTCTGGTCAGCTGCTTGCATTTGGTGGGTCTGGCAGTCATCCAGGGGGCTGAAGAGCAATTGCAGAGGCAGGTCTGGGGCCCTGTGCTGTGGGTACTATAAACAGTGCTCCATTCAGCATCTCACACTTTTCCTATAGCCAGTGTGGAGTGCCAGAAACACCATGTCAGCAGGCCTGAGCCCATCTCTTGAGCTCTCATCTGATTAAAATGGTACTACTGAATCACTTCACGGGCTGAAGGTGTCTGTTGTGCAGCTGCCAAGTCCCTTCACCTGTCTGCCAGGGGCAAAGTGATCAAAGTGCATGAGAGGTAACCTGGTAGCATCCCTTTGTCAGGAAAAATTTCCATATGGGAGAACTTTCTTGTCTTAAGCTACACTAGTATATTTGTACAGGTATTTAACATATGAAATGTTCAGGTAGCATATTGACATATGTGGAAAAGTGAGCAAAAAAGGCAGGGTGCCTGGCTGATGCAGTGTCCCTGGACTGATTCTTAATCCCCGGTGGTTTTGCAGAAGGTTAAAACAATCAGGATCAGTGCCACTGGGGATGCAGCCCACCTGCACTGCATGGCAAAGCTAGTCCCTCCCTGCTTTTACCCTTTgaccctttttttcctctcttaaaATGTTGCTGCTCAGTTGTGCGGCTCCATAGGAGTCTGTTGCAGTGCCACCTCATTGATCATAGCTGCTTAATTTCCTGTTTCTTCAGCAgtatttaaaagctttttttactattttgcTAGGAAATGAGTAGATAGTTTCAGGCTTTGCAATGGAAAGTGGCTTTGTTAGTATATGATCTTGTTTAATATGGCacaacagcagctgcacaggagaCTGTCAAAACTAAACAGCATGCCTTCATCTGGCTAAACAAGCCTCTGCCCTGCCTC
Encoded here:
- the LHFPL2 gene encoding LHFPL tetraspan subfamily member 2 protein, whose protein sequence is MCHVIVTCRSMLWTLLSIVVAFAELIAFMSADWLIGRAKPSGSEEVDNRTGGQQEPYRPTLGIYGRCTRIPHMQFSRRDTLCGPYAENFSEIASGFWQATAIFLAMGIMILCTVAFVSVFTMCVQSIMKKSIFNVCGLLQGIAGLFLILGLILYPAGWGCQKAISYCGPYASAYKLGDCSLGWAFYTAIGGTVLTFICAVFSAQAEIATSSDKVQEEIEEGKNLICLL